In the Stigmatella erecta genome, one interval contains:
- a CDS encoding DUF7594 domain-containing protein — translation MSGWKMWKRVGRVSGVTAGLMVLTHCGVAEEAVAPGYTPEERTPGQEAALESCGQVTRDMEFRVTVSEDAYGVEAEPDATHEGGDLLLVDGNPRMEAYLRVSVDPEILQNVTLTRARLRLYAMDGSSDGPALYRAGSNWSADTLTWNNRPARVGGVLGDLGAVGSHTWVEYDVSPVVTGAGTYHFALIPTGGNGVDFASSERSALEPQLILTLAWTYCERQGTGGDLAWTWARGGANEQQFGAMASHPQGGFVSAANYYGGANFGGQTFTTNHALALMRYGENGAHQWSRVYVPGSADIQVRPNALAVTPLGNILVVGSYMGAPDFGGGPLPGTAPFTYALFIAKFSPTGNFVWARGFIPSRPGGDALAVARGLATDANGSLIVTGHFGGLLNLGGEVLRSSENLSQSGMFLAKFSWEGAHLWSLAVPAGTYSSESRGWDVATGADGRIFAGGEAGAGRLGATQGRTPFVAAYSPEGTLLWSRALNGPVGYVGSLAPMPGGGVAFAGRFEGTFSFAGSTLTSQHGTEPWPGIDGMLGVLSPAGGDLWAKGLGDTGFEDANGLASDPSGNLSVLVHTNGPVDLGGGELGHPVQNTSAVARFTSSGAHRWSRLLDQRIEAPALDVSADGSTVLGGQFRYPVIVDGVSHAPADGWPDLLFLKFGP, via the coding sequence ATGTCAGGGTGGAAGATGTGGAAGCGCGTGGGCAGGGTGTCGGGGGTGACGGCAGGGCTGATGGTGTTGACTCACTGCGGCGTGGCCGAGGAGGCCGTGGCGCCCGGCTACACGCCAGAGGAGCGCACTCCGGGGCAGGAGGCCGCGCTGGAGTCCTGCGGGCAGGTGACCCGGGACATGGAGTTCCGCGTGACGGTCTCGGAAGACGCCTACGGGGTCGAGGCGGAGCCGGACGCGACGCATGAGGGCGGGGACCTGCTGCTCGTGGATGGGAACCCCCGGATGGAGGCCTACCTGCGCGTCTCCGTCGACCCCGAAATCCTCCAGAACGTCACGCTCACGCGGGCGCGGCTCCGGTTGTATGCCATGGATGGCAGCTCCGACGGGCCCGCGCTCTACCGCGCCGGCTCGAACTGGAGCGCGGACACCCTGACGTGGAACAACCGTCCCGCGCGCGTGGGCGGCGTGCTGGGAGACCTGGGCGCCGTCGGCAGCCACACCTGGGTCGAGTACGACGTGAGCCCGGTGGTGACGGGCGCGGGGACCTACCACTTCGCGTTGATTCCCACGGGGGGCAATGGCGTGGACTTCGCCTCCAGCGAGCGGAGCGCCCTCGAGCCGCAGCTCATCCTCACCCTGGCCTGGACGTATTGCGAGCGCCAGGGCACGGGGGGAGACCTCGCGTGGACGTGGGCGCGCGGAGGAGCGAACGAACAGCAATTCGGTGCCATGGCCTCGCATCCCCAGGGGGGCTTCGTCTCCGCGGCGAACTATTACGGCGGCGCCAACTTCGGCGGGCAGACCTTCACCACGAACCACGCACTCGCCCTGATGCGGTATGGCGAGAACGGGGCGCACCAGTGGTCGCGCGTCTACGTTCCCGGGAGCGCCGACATCCAGGTCCGTCCCAACGCCTTGGCCGTCACCCCGCTGGGCAACATCCTCGTGGTGGGCAGCTACATGGGCGCTCCTGACTTCGGCGGAGGCCCGCTGCCCGGGACCGCGCCATTCACTTATGCACTCTTCATCGCCAAGTTCTCTCCCACCGGGAACTTCGTGTGGGCCCGCGGCTTCATCCCGTCCCGGCCCGGGGGCGACGCTTTGGCCGTGGCGCGCGGCCTGGCCACCGACGCGAATGGCAGCCTCATCGTCACCGGCCACTTCGGCGGCTTGTTGAACCTGGGAGGCGAGGTGCTCCGGTCCTCGGAGAACCTTTCCCAGTCCGGCATGTTCCTCGCGAAGTTCTCCTGGGAGGGCGCGCACCTGTGGTCGCTGGCGGTTCCCGCGGGCACCTACAGCAGCGAATCCCGGGGGTGGGATGTGGCAACCGGCGCGGACGGGCGCATCTTCGCCGGTGGGGAGGCGGGCGCTGGCCGCCTGGGCGCCACCCAGGGCCGGACGCCGTTCGTCGCCGCCTACAGCCCGGAGGGGACGCTGCTGTGGTCCCGCGCGCTCAATGGCCCGGTGGGGTACGTGGGCTCGCTCGCGCCCATGCCCGGGGGCGGGGTGGCCTTCGCGGGCCGCTTCGAGGGCACCTTCAGCTTCGCGGGTTCCACCCTCACCAGCCAGCATGGGACGGAGCCCTGGCCCGGCATCGACGGAATGCTCGGGGTGCTGTCACCGGCGGGCGGCGACCTCTGGGCGAAGGGGCTGGGCGACACCGGCTTCGAGGACGCCAATGGTCTCGCCTCGGATCCGTCCGGCAACCTCTCCGTGCTGGTGCACACCAACGGACCGGTGGACCTGGGGGGCGGCGAGCTGGGGCATCCGGTGCAGAACACCTCCGCCGTGGCGCGCTTCACCTCCTCCGGCGCGCACCGCTGGTCCCGCCTGCTGGATCAGCGAATCGAAGCGCCTGCGCTGGACGTCTCGGCGGACGGGAGCACGGTGCTGGGAGGCCAGTTCAGGTATCCGGTCATCGTGGATGGCGTGTCCCACGCACCGGCGGACGGCTGGCCGGACCTGCTGTTCCTGAAGTTCGGCCCGTAG
- a CDS encoding Dauer Up-regulated produces the protein MSRPVDSTSGGSASLRAAEEAARRAAEAAARRAAEAAAQKAAAEQAARAQNAASAKPQGAPPPASRDGFSARSTAANQVRLDGAPPSPGPANAANASPVPEKAKDLGTLFPQLKDKPKEELEKLHKSMQKLVTGDFPAQAAALGELSKQFPEAKNALLDKLGLKDQKLVKLATDPTALKSLGTLTDPKATVAQKAQAALELANSAGTAFKPDDLKGVLKNVLDGLPAGAKLAEAIGTFTDPEATGTAKAKATLELAKSLQEFAGEAFPGLANDLRKLDGPLRAVSSAITLLDPSSSAKDKAVAAAQLATEIPDLKADLTGFKEALKQFKVRGAVQAVDEGALLAESAVKGLSPALASQMSPAQLTKLEELAKKTGPDELEGVLKGIRTPEALEGLVGKLDALDGDASKRLLKSLGGMEHGALGKVLSEPGMLDQLGTLATKLDDESAELVGKLAKDMDADGLKMLLKFTDGVDAGLLKTGLKGLGPLLEEGGGKLVGKGLQLMDGMLGKMGVEITADVAGKVFKNLAKAIPLAGAVPGVVDAVDYAQKASELHGKNKDLGFLAMVGAGLNGADAVVGTVLDFTGVGAAVDLGVGAGFALAELALDIGFSAEKAKFDKDPKNYQAPDWVKTVNLAAAASMGPSGMASLAAYYGPEGAAELMQWGVEKGAKGAVALAKFAGVESANLTGDGLHATAGFIHKLADVVRNPSKYGEAIATQARDAFNTALEKGGEIAAEAKKVLGSVIDDAKKLGEKGLETLKFIAQNPGKAAEMAVDGIQGMLASGTELLKKGGEALLKKAGETLEGLQKGWESLQGAAREKAAQLIESAKAGLESVVNKAKELGEKGLETLVWAASHPGEVAGMAQKVLTDTLAQGGELAKKAWEGIKSLGAQGLEFAESTIKGLQAAGGKAVETLKYIAENPGEAATKVRDWAGQTLSNMVRAGGQMAQDAAIAIKDFVDRRVDWAKTFATDLLKDGVGAFKEVAKAWGENLTEGGKEILAALKDLSSAGVDALKDLASVGGQLAETAVGYLGDLAKMGVDTAKGALDGLVQLGGQVGELAENTFDAVKNATNGEVNVLGWEVDVNPLW, from the coding sequence ATGTCCCGTCCCGTTGATTCCACCTCCGGTGGAAGCGCCTCCCTTCGTGCCGCGGAGGAGGCCGCGCGCCGTGCCGCAGAGGCCGCCGCGCGCCGGGCCGCGGAGGCCGCCGCCCAGAAGGCCGCAGCGGAACAAGCCGCCCGGGCACAGAACGCCGCGTCCGCGAAGCCCCAGGGTGCCCCCCCTCCGGCATCCCGGGATGGGTTCTCCGCCCGCTCCACCGCTGCCAACCAGGTGCGCCTGGATGGCGCTCCCCCCTCGCCGGGTCCGGCCAATGCCGCCAACGCCTCGCCCGTGCCGGAGAAGGCCAAGGATCTCGGCACGCTCTTCCCCCAGCTGAAGGACAAGCCCAAGGAAGAGCTGGAGAAGCTCCACAAGTCGATGCAGAAGCTGGTGACGGGGGACTTCCCAGCGCAGGCCGCCGCCCTGGGCGAACTCTCCAAGCAGTTCCCCGAAGCCAAGAATGCCCTCCTCGACAAGCTCGGGCTCAAGGATCAGAAGCTCGTCAAGCTGGCCACCGACCCCACCGCGCTCAAGTCCCTGGGGACGCTGACCGACCCCAAGGCGACCGTGGCCCAGAAGGCGCAGGCGGCGCTCGAGCTGGCCAACAGCGCCGGGACGGCGTTCAAGCCCGATGACCTCAAGGGCGTGCTCAAGAACGTGCTCGATGGCCTGCCCGCGGGCGCGAAGCTGGCCGAGGCCATCGGCACCTTCACCGATCCGGAGGCGACGGGCACCGCCAAGGCCAAGGCGACGCTGGAGCTCGCCAAGTCCCTCCAGGAGTTCGCGGGAGAGGCATTTCCCGGACTCGCCAATGATCTGCGCAAGCTCGATGGCCCCCTGCGCGCCGTCAGCTCGGCCATCACGCTGCTGGACCCTTCCTCCTCGGCGAAGGACAAGGCCGTCGCGGCCGCCCAGCTCGCCACGGAGATCCCCGATCTCAAGGCGGACCTCACCGGCTTCAAGGAGGCGCTCAAGCAGTTCAAAGTGAGGGGCGCCGTCCAGGCCGTCGACGAAGGGGCGCTGTTGGCCGAGAGCGCCGTGAAGGGGTTGTCCCCGGCGCTGGCCAGTCAGATGTCCCCCGCGCAGCTCACGAAGCTGGAGGAGCTCGCCAAGAAGACCGGCCCCGATGAACTGGAGGGCGTGCTCAAGGGCATCCGGACTCCCGAGGCCCTGGAAGGCCTCGTGGGCAAGCTGGATGCGCTGGATGGCGACGCCAGCAAGCGGCTGCTCAAGTCCCTCGGCGGCATGGAGCATGGCGCGCTGGGCAAGGTGCTCTCCGAGCCGGGCATGCTCGATCAGCTCGGCACGTTGGCCACCAAGCTCGATGACGAGAGCGCAGAGCTCGTCGGCAAGCTCGCCAAGGACATGGACGCCGACGGCCTGAAGATGCTGTTGAAGTTCACCGACGGCGTCGACGCGGGGCTCCTCAAGACGGGGCTCAAGGGGCTGGGCCCCCTGCTCGAGGAAGGCGGCGGAAAGCTGGTCGGCAAGGGCCTCCAGCTGATGGACGGCATGCTCGGCAAGATGGGCGTGGAGATCACGGCCGACGTCGCCGGCAAGGTGTTCAAGAACCTCGCGAAGGCCATCCCGCTCGCGGGAGCCGTGCCCGGCGTCGTCGACGCGGTGGACTACGCGCAGAAGGCCTCGGAGCTCCACGGCAAGAACAAGGACCTCGGCTTCCTGGCGATGGTGGGCGCGGGCCTCAACGGCGCGGACGCGGTGGTGGGCACGGTGCTGGACTTCACCGGCGTGGGCGCGGCGGTGGACCTGGGTGTGGGCGCGGGCTTCGCCCTCGCCGAGCTGGCGCTGGACATCGGCTTCAGCGCGGAGAAGGCAAAGTTCGACAAGGATCCCAAGAACTACCAGGCGCCGGACTGGGTGAAGACCGTCAACCTGGCCGCCGCCGCCTCCATGGGGCCCTCGGGCATGGCCTCGCTCGCGGCCTATTACGGGCCGGAGGGCGCCGCCGAGCTGATGCAGTGGGGCGTCGAGAAGGGGGCGAAGGGCGCGGTGGCGCTGGCGAAGTTCGCCGGTGTCGAGTCCGCCAACCTCACCGGCGACGGGCTCCATGCGACCGCGGGCTTCATCCACAAGCTCGCCGATGTCGTCCGCAACCCGTCGAAGTACGGGGAGGCGATCGCCACCCAGGCCCGTGACGCGTTCAACACGGCCCTGGAGAAGGGGGGCGAGATCGCCGCGGAGGCGAAGAAGGTCCTCGGCTCCGTCATCGACGACGCGAAGAAGCTGGGGGAGAAGGGCCTGGAGACCCTGAAGTTCATCGCCCAGAACCCTGGCAAGGCCGCGGAGATGGCGGTCGATGGCATCCAGGGGATGCTCGCCTCCGGCACCGAGCTCTTGAAGAAGGGCGGTGAGGCGCTGCTCAAGAAGGCGGGCGAGACGCTGGAGGGGCTCCAGAAGGGCTGGGAGAGCCTCCAGGGCGCGGCCCGCGAGAAGGCCGCCCAGCTCATCGAGAGTGCCAAGGCGGGACTCGAGTCGGTGGTCAACAAGGCCAAGGAGCTGGGCGAGAAGGGCCTGGAGACGTTGGTCTGGGCGGCCTCGCACCCCGGTGAGGTGGCTGGCATGGCCCAGAAGGTCCTCACGGACACGCTGGCCCAGGGCGGCGAGCTGGCCAAGAAGGCGTGGGAAGGCATCAAGAGCCTGGGGGCGCAAGGCCTCGAGTTCGCGGAGAGCACCATCAAGGGGTTGCAGGCCGCGGGTGGCAAGGCGGTGGAGACGCTCAAGTACATCGCGGAGAACCCGGGCGAGGCCGCCACGAAGGTGCGCGACTGGGCCGGCCAGACGCTGTCCAACATGGTCCGCGCGGGCGGGCAGATGGCCCAGGATGCCGCCATCGCCATCAAGGACTTCGTCGACCGGCGCGTGGACTGGGCCAAGACCTTCGCCACGGACCTGCTGAAGGACGGCGTGGGCGCCTTCAAGGAAGTCGCCAAGGCGTGGGGCGAGAACCTCACCGAGGGCGGCAAGGAGATCCTGGCCGCGCTCAAGGATCTGAGCAGCGCTGGCGTGGATGCGCTCAAGGACCTGGCCAGCGTGGGCGGCCAACTGGCGGAGACCGCGGTGGGCTACCTGGGAGACCTGGCGAAGATGGGCGTGGATACCGCCAAGGGCGCGCTCGATGGGCTCGTGCAGCTCGGTGGGCAAGTCGGGGAGCTGGCGGAGAACACCTTCGATGCCGTGAAGAACGCCACCAACGGAGAGGTCAACGTCCTCGGCTGGGAAGTCGACGTCAACCCGCTCTGGTAA
- the catB gene encoding type B chloramphenicol O-acetyltransferase, with product MANFFESPFKGITLDRQVTHPNIAVGRYSYYSGYYHGHSFEDCARFLLPHPGADRLIVGSFCSIGSGAAFIMAGNQGHRNEWVSTFPFFYMSEVPHFAGARDGYLPAGDTVIGNDVWIGSEAILMPGIQVGHGAVIGTRALVTRNVEPYTIVGGNPAKPIRKRFADEQVAMLLEMNWWDWPDAQLHEAMPLLCDGEVAALHRWWRARQANGRER from the coding sequence ATGGCCAATTTCTTCGAAAGTCCCTTCAAGGGCATCACGCTCGACCGTCAAGTCACCCATCCCAACATCGCCGTCGGCCGCTACAGCTACTACTCTGGCTACTACCACGGTCACAGCTTCGAGGACTGTGCCCGCTTCCTGCTGCCCCATCCGGGGGCGGACCGGCTGATCGTGGGCAGTTTCTGCTCCATCGGCTCGGGGGCGGCCTTCATCATGGCAGGAAACCAGGGCCATCGGAACGAGTGGGTCAGCACCTTCCCGTTCTTTTACATGTCCGAGGTGCCGCACTTTGCCGGCGCCCGCGACGGCTACCTGCCGGCAGGGGACACGGTCATTGGCAACGATGTCTGGATTGGCTCGGAAGCCATCCTCATGCCCGGCATCCAGGTGGGCCACGGCGCCGTCATCGGCACCCGGGCGTTGGTGACCAGGAATGTCGAGCCCTACACCATCGTGGGTGGCAACCCGGCCAAGCCGATCCGCAAGCGCTTCGCTGACGAGCAGGTGGCCATGTTGCTGGAGATGAACTGGTGGGACTGGCCCGACGCGCAACTGCACGAAGCCATGCCCCTGCTGTGCGACGGCGAGGTCGCGGCGCTGCACCGCTGGTGGCGGGCTCGCCAGGCCAACGGCCGCGAGCGATGA
- a CDS encoding SDR family NAD(P)-dependent oxidoreductase, whose protein sequence is MMTGFEGKIALVTGAGSGIGEVTARELHRRGAQVFLATHTSEQAERLAAEPELKGVRAAAVDVRNRESVRKLVAEAVSAFGGLHLCVNSAGITGPAGTEIADYDADVWEEVIATDLTGMFLCLKYQIPALLASGGGAIVNLSSANGVVGIPGMAAYTAAKHGVVGLTRTAALELAGRGVRVNAVAPGYVETPKVLAAGEEVLGAFRAAHPMGRMAKPGEVAELILFLLSERSAFATGGVYPLDGGYTAQ, encoded by the coding sequence ATGATGACCGGGTTCGAAGGAAAGATTGCCCTGGTGACCGGCGCGGGCTCCGGCATTGGCGAAGTGACGGCGCGCGAGCTGCACCGCCGGGGAGCCCAGGTCTTTCTGGCCACCCACACCTCGGAGCAGGCCGAGCGTCTGGCGGCCGAGCCTGAGCTGAAGGGGGTGAGGGCGGCCGCTGTCGACGTGCGCAACCGCGAGTCCGTCCGCAAGCTCGTGGCGGAGGCCGTCTCGGCCTTTGGGGGCCTGCACCTCTGCGTCAATAGCGCGGGGATAACGGGTCCGGCGGGAACCGAGATCGCCGACTACGATGCCGACGTGTGGGAGGAAGTCATCGCCACCGACCTCACGGGCATGTTCCTTTGCCTCAAGTATCAGATCCCGGCGCTGCTCGCGTCCGGAGGGGGCGCCATCGTGAACCTCTCCTCGGCCAACGGCGTGGTGGGCATCCCCGGCATGGCGGCCTATACGGCGGCCAAGCATGGGGTGGTTGGCCTCACGCGCACGGCCGCGCTGGAGCTCGCCGGCCGTGGGGTGCGCGTGAACGCCGTGGCGCCGGGTTACGTGGAGACGCCCAAGGTCCTTGCCGCAGGCGAAGAGGTGCTGGGCGCCTTCCGGGCGGCGCATCCCATGGGCCGGATGGCCAAGCCGGGGGAGGTGGCCGAGCTGATCCTCTTCCTGCTCTCCGAGCGCAGCGCGTTCGCCACGGGGGGGGTGTACCCCCTCGATGGCGGCTACACGGCGCAGTAG
- a CDS encoding Coq4 family protein, whose protein sequence is MVRDANDPDRVFDLIEALYASSDATQQMVERMSRDPGISRVLQERPRLGRIDMEALGRLPEGTLGRTFADHLRECGLDPDLLRVLEAPDAASYVKAHLFETHDLWHVVTGFLPTPEGELGLQSFYFAQNGSRVSMGVFVAGLCFTFLRNFHLCEVAMPQVVRGWLLGRRAKLLFGTDWKTLLNTPLEQVRDFFGLELDRVDDILRESERARPSLVPVQA, encoded by the coding sequence ATGGTCCGAGATGCCAATGACCCGGACCGGGTCTTCGATTTGATCGAGGCGCTGTACGCCTCGTCGGATGCGACCCAGCAGATGGTGGAGCGGATGTCCCGGGACCCCGGGATTTCACGCGTGCTCCAGGAGCGCCCCCGGCTGGGGCGCATCGACATGGAAGCGCTGGGCCGGCTGCCCGAGGGCACCCTGGGACGCACCTTCGCGGACCATCTGCGTGAGTGTGGCCTGGACCCGGACTTGCTGCGCGTGCTGGAGGCCCCTGACGCGGCCAGCTACGTGAAGGCCCACCTGTTCGAGACCCACGACCTGTGGCACGTGGTGACGGGCTTTCTCCCGACCCCCGAGGGAGAGTTGGGGCTGCAGTCCTTCTACTTCGCCCAGAATGGCTCCCGCGTCTCGATGGGGGTCTTCGTGGCGGGCCTGTGCTTCACCTTCCTGCGCAATTTCCACCTGTGTGAGGTGGCGATGCCGCAGGTGGTACGCGGCTGGCTGCTGGGACGGCGGGCCAAGCTGCTGTTCGGCACCGACTGGAAGACGTTGCTGAACACGCCCTTGGAGCAGGTACGGGACTTCTTCGGCCTGGAACTCGACAGGGTCGATGACATCCTGCGCGAGAGCGAGCGCGCCCGGCCCTCCCTGGTGCCCGTCCAGGCCTGA
- a CDS encoding GNAT family N-acetyltransferase, protein MRRSPGRRGGPKGTSLPPLHVEACATPDPALLLELQLRAIRHHGGEAYGPSELSAWCDAAREDAEAGLLRGFQTYVAHRGGHLVGYGCFSGEDGLIGALYVEGDQMGQGVGTALLAALEAAALAQRMRTLYVHASLNAVPFYLRRGFTALVSNAYELPSGLQLAMVRMVKDLGG, encoded by the coding sequence ATGCGACGCTCACCCGGCAGGCGCGGGGGCCCGAAGGGCACGTCCCTGCCACCCCTTCACGTCGAGGCGTGCGCCACGCCGGACCCCGCGCTGCTGCTCGAACTTCAGCTCCGGGCGATTCGTCATCACGGCGGCGAGGCGTACGGCCCGTCCGAGCTCAGCGCTTGGTGTGATGCCGCCCGGGAGGATGCCGAGGCCGGCCTGCTGCGCGGCTTCCAGACGTATGTCGCCCACCGTGGCGGCCACCTGGTGGGCTATGGCTGCTTCTCCGGAGAGGATGGCCTCATCGGCGCGCTTTACGTGGAAGGGGACCAGATGGGACAGGGGGTGGGGACGGCGTTGCTCGCCGCCCTGGAGGCGGCCGCCTTGGCGCAACGCATGCGGACGCTGTATGTCCATGCATCGCTCAATGCGGTCCCCTTTTATCTCCGGCGAGGCTTCACCGCCCTGGTCAGCAATGCCTACGAACTGCCCTCCGGCCTCCAGCTCGCGATGGTGCGGATGGTGAAGGACCTCGGCGGGTGA
- a CDS encoding glutathione S-transferase family protein, which translates to MELWYAPTSPFARKVRIAAHELGLAGRLRLVEVNPWTDARLRALNPLSKVPTLVLDSGEVLYESGVLCEYLDSLAPEPHLFPSVGPPRWRALLLQGLADGANTAAGRLFAEERRPAHLRAEDMMDRFRQAIGAALHEMEPQALLTGPLSIGEVSAATLLGYLDFRWPERDWRASHPRLAAWFQQLDARPSMRETRHRLPAGG; encoded by the coding sequence ATGGAGCTCTGGTACGCCCCCACCTCTCCCTTCGCGCGCAAGGTGCGCATCGCGGCGCACGAGCTCGGTCTGGCCGGGCGCCTTCGCCTGGTGGAGGTCAACCCCTGGACCGACGCCCGCCTGCGTGCCCTCAACCCGCTCTCCAAGGTGCCGACGCTGGTCCTCGACAGCGGCGAAGTCCTCTACGAGTCTGGCGTGCTCTGCGAGTACCTCGACAGCCTGGCCCCCGAGCCCCACCTGTTCCCCTCCGTGGGCCCGCCGAGGTGGCGCGCCCTCCTCCTGCAAGGCCTCGCCGACGGCGCCAACACCGCGGCCGGCCGCCTCTTCGCCGAAGAGCGGCGCCCGGCTCACCTGCGCGCCGAGGACATGATGGACCGGTTCCGGCAAGCCATCGGCGCCGCCCTTCACGAGATGGAACCGCAGGCCCTCCTCACGGGCCCCCTGAGCATCGGCGAGGTGTCGGCCGCTACGCTCCTGGGGTACCTCGACTTCCGCTGGCCGGAGCGCGACTGGCGCGCCTCCCATCCGCGCCTCGCCGCCTGGTTCCAACAGCTCGACGCCCGCCCCTCGATGCGCGAGACCCGCCACCGGCTCCCGGCGGGCGGCTGA
- a CDS encoding patatin-like phospholipase family protein, producing MSDDATPSPAPGSHGPLGPLALALSGGGYRAAAFHLGALRFLDRMGLLRDVVALSTVSGGTITGMAWTVSLLDGKPFQEFYETYASYLKRTNVIHEALEGLTAHREHGSHAWASLIRSAADVYARPDLFGDRRFGELLDTDKLPLQEVIFNTTEFHSGLDFRFRRGAQALAPLGNMQHRLPRSVAQHVRLADMVAASSCFPGGFEPLVFPQQFHWPPSYPLPAALQELGADFEHGLPLMDGGIYDNQGIDSLLLAFRAGAPPALIISDVSTEVSEIYNVPKNPTRRGWVSLQGIYWMGWGLFVLALVSALILAWNGASAARMGDWTWKDSFLYLVPSLLSAAVASGLFWVRRRLGDIDALLRKQVEVDAWPSFRKLTVNEFSQMLALRIGSLLALTSSVFMKRVRGLIFKNLYRTPAYAGRRISNLISKLCTDQPALFAEHPWMQPKPHLVQLGQQASQMPTTLWFTQDEQFVTVESAGEATLCYVLLRHILRHHKGLYETEGLPLAGLFGRLRKEWAVFNQEASASGGQPKGAA from the coding sequence ATGAGCGACGACGCGACACCGTCCCCCGCGCCGGGCTCCCATGGCCCGCTCGGCCCCCTTGCCCTGGCGCTCTCCGGAGGGGGCTACCGCGCAGCGGCCTTCCATCTCGGCGCGCTGCGATTCTTGGACCGCATGGGCCTCCTGCGCGACGTCGTCGCGTTGTCCACCGTGTCTGGCGGCACCATCACCGGAATGGCATGGACCGTCAGCCTGCTCGACGGAAAACCCTTCCAGGAGTTCTACGAGACCTACGCCTCCTACTTGAAGCGGACGAACGTGATCCACGAGGCGCTGGAGGGACTGACCGCCCACCGGGAGCACGGCAGCCACGCGTGGGCCAGCCTCATCCGCTCCGCCGCGGACGTCTACGCGCGGCCGGACCTGTTCGGTGACCGCCGTTTCGGCGAGCTGCTCGACACGGACAAGCTCCCCCTGCAGGAGGTCATCTTCAACACCACCGAGTTCCATTCCGGGCTCGACTTCCGCTTCCGGCGCGGCGCCCAAGCCCTGGCGCCCCTGGGCAACATGCAACACCGGTTGCCCCGCTCCGTGGCGCAACACGTCCGTCTGGCGGACATGGTGGCCGCCTCCTCGTGCTTCCCTGGGGGGTTCGAGCCCCTGGTCTTCCCGCAGCAGTTCCACTGGCCGCCGAGCTACCCGCTTCCGGCGGCGCTCCAGGAGCTGGGGGCGGACTTCGAGCATGGGCTGCCGTTGATGGATGGCGGCATCTACGACAATCAGGGGATCGACAGCCTGCTGCTCGCGTTCCGGGCCGGCGCTCCCCCGGCCTTGATCATCTCGGATGTCAGCACGGAGGTGAGCGAGATCTACAACGTCCCCAAGAACCCGACCCGCCGGGGTTGGGTGTCGCTGCAGGGCATCTACTGGATGGGCTGGGGGCTGTTCGTGCTGGCGCTGGTGTCCGCGCTCATCCTGGCCTGGAACGGAGCCTCCGCCGCGCGCATGGGCGACTGGACATGGAAGGACTCTTTCCTGTACCTCGTCCCGAGCCTCCTGAGCGCGGCCGTGGCCTCGGGGCTGTTCTGGGTCCGCCGCCGCCTGGGTGACATTGATGCCTTGCTCCGCAAGCAGGTGGAGGTGGACGCCTGGCCGTCATTCCGGAAGCTGACGGTGAACGAGTTCTCACAAATGCTGGCGCTGCGCATTGGCTCCCTGCTGGCACTGACTTCCAGCGTGTTCATGAAGCGGGTACGGGGCCTCATCTTCAAGAACCTGTACCGGACCCCGGCGTATGCGGGACGGCGAATCTCGAACCTGATCTCCAAGCTCTGCACGGACCAACCCGCCCTGTTCGCCGAGCACCCCTGGATGCAGCCCAAGCCTCACCTCGTGCAGTTGGGACAGCAGGCCTCCCAGATGCCCACCACGCTCTGGTTCACCCAGGATGAACAGTTCGTGACGGTGGAGTCCGCCGGAGAGGCCACCCTCTGCTACGTGCTGCTGCGCCACATCCTCAGGCACCACAAGGGCCTGTACGAAACAGAAGGGCTCCCCCTCGCCGGCCTTTTCGGGCGGCTCCGGAAGGAATGGGCGGTGTTCAATCAAGAGGCGTCTGCCTCCGGCGGCCAGCCCAAGGGGGCGGCTTGA
- a CDS encoding glutathione S-transferase family protein, giving the protein MKLYFAPRTRAVRARWLLEELGVPYELIQLDLARQENTTAAYLAVHPLGEVPALVDGDVTLGESLAICLHLADRFPEKGLAPRVGSAERGPYCQWMAFAEVRLDPEVMVFYRHAQRPGAEEALAKHRTRLTALLDVLHAGLGGREFLVGGTFTAADAVMASILHLAHTLKLLDGHPRLVEYVQRHTQRPAVRKAVSG; this is encoded by the coding sequence ATGAAGCTCTACTTTGCCCCTCGAACCCGGGCGGTGCGTGCCCGCTGGCTGTTGGAGGAACTCGGGGTGCCCTACGAGCTGATCCAGCTCGATCTCGCTCGACAGGAGAACACCACCGCCGCCTACCTGGCGGTGCATCCGCTGGGCGAAGTCCCCGCCCTGGTGGATGGGGACGTCACGCTGGGGGAATCGCTGGCCATCTGCCTCCATCTGGCCGACCGGTTCCCGGAGAAGGGCTTGGCGCCGCGGGTGGGCTCCGCGGAGCGCGGCCCCTATTGCCAATGGATGGCCTTCGCCGAGGTGCGCCTCGACCCCGAAGTGATGGTGTTCTACAGGCACGCGCAGCGGCCCGGGGCGGAGGAGGCGCTCGCGAAGCACAGGACCCGGCTCACGGCCCTGCTCGACGTCCTCCACGCCGGCCTCGGCGGCAGGGAGTTCCTCGTGGGAGGGACGTTCACCGCCGCCGATGCCGTGATGGCGTCCATTCTCCACCTGGCCCACACGCTGAAGCTGCTCGACGGGCATCCGCGGCTGGTGGAGTACGTCCAGCGCCACACGCAGCGTCCGGCGGTGAGGAAGGCCGTCTCGGGGTGA